One window from the genome of Cryptococcus neoformans var. neoformans JEC21 chromosome 12 sequence encodes:
- a CDS encoding bud site selection-related protein, putative → MSTVGQKGTYQDGERILSIQSHVVSGYVGNRAATFPLQTLGYDVDVINTVQFSNHTGYGFTDGHKTSPDELAAIFNGMAVNGLLTHPRILTGYIPSAEALSVVTDRIRRMKADNPSLIYLLDPVMGDIGTGLYVSRDVVPIYKEMLNLATIITPNQFEVELLSGIAITSLETLQNALEKLHTVNQLPHIAFSSIPLPISLVESLSLPAPPPSYTRLLPQPLPPWYDAVGTGAPDDEVLVCFASSWFDGQMETYAFALPTIRGYFSGVGDLFSAMVLAHFKDPKANPNLPPLPWAVSRALLTVQQILLQTHVHSLAQAEVFGTATPRPLHHPSDPLPADSVIPSDTELDALKPLNPKDPKRKARRMRLRELRVVQERALIQDGGEGWPGKRIDWTHISEQLEK, encoded by the exons ATGTCGACTGTTGGACAGAAAGGAACGTatcaagatggagagaggaTACTTTCTATCCAATCACATGTAGTTTCAGGCTACGTCG GCAACAGGGCTGCCACGTTTCCACTACAGACTCTAGGTTATGATGTGGATGTGATCAACACTGTCCAGTTCTCCAATCATACAG GTTACGGTTTCACGGACGGACATAAGACCTCGCCTGACGAGTTGGCTGCCATATTCAATGGCATGGCAGTCAATGGACTACTCACCCACCCTAGAATACTTACAGGTTATATACCAAGTGCTGAGGCACTGAGCGTCGTCACCGATAGAATAAGGAGAATGAAGGCAGACAACCCTTCCCTTATATATCTTCTTGATC CCGTCATGGGAGACATTGGAACGGGTCTGTATGTATCCAGGGATGTAGTCCCTATATACAAGGAAATGTTGAATTTGGCTACAATCATAACACCAAACCAGTTCGAAGTGGA GCTTCTATCAGGGATCGCGATCACTTCTCTAGAAACATTACAAAATGCCCTTGAAAAGCTACACACTGTCAATCAGCTCCCCCATATTGCTTTTTCGTCCAttccccttcccatctctcttGTCGAGTCACTTTCCTTGCCAGCTCCACCTCCCTCATACACTCGTTTGCTTCCccaacctcttccaccatgGTATGATGCTGTTGGGACAGGTGCCCCTGATGACGAGGTCCTAGTTTGCTTTGCCAGCAGCTGGTTTGATGGTCAAATGGAAACATACGCTTTTGCTCTTCCCACCATCAGAGGTTATTTCTCAGGAGTCGGAGACCTTTTCTCAGCCATGGTTTTGGCTCATTTCAAGGATCCTAAAGCCAACcccaaccttcctcctcttccctggGCTGTTTCAAGAGCGTTGTTGACTGTGCAACAGATCCTTCTACAAACTCACGTCCATTCACTCGCTCAAGCAGAAGTTTTTGGGACTGCAACACCGCGTCCACTGCACCATCCCTCTGATCCTCTACCTGCTGATTCAGTCATACCTTCCGATACAGAGCTTGATGCTCTCAAACCTTTGAATCCTAAAGACCCTAAGAGAAAGGCCCGAAGGATGAGATTACGAGAGTTAAGAGTGGTGCAGGAAAGAGCACTAATTCAGGAtggcggagaaggatggcCAGGAAAAAGAATTGACTGGACACACATATCTGAACAACTTGAGAAATAA
- a CDS encoding heat shock protein, putative has translation MLSLSRTLRSTQAINPLRSVARTTSPLLASKRFNSGKVSGPVIGIDLGTTNSCVSIYEGGAPKVLENAEGARTTPSVVAFTKDGERLVGQPARRQAVVNGENTIFATKRLIGRKFKDAEVQKDITNVPYKIVAHTNGDAWVEARGEKYSPSQIGAFVVNKMKDTASAYLGKPVKHAVITVPAYFNDSQRQATKDAGSIAGLEVLRVINEPTAAALAYGLDKNDSAVIAVYDLGGGTFDISILEMQKGVFEVKSTNGDTHLGGEDFDIALVNHILAEFKKETGIDVSGDRMAIQRIREAAEKAKCELSSAGATDVSLPYITATAEGPQHINLNLTRARFESIVKPLVDRTIEPCKKALSDAGIKASEINDVILVGGMSRMPKVVETVKSTFGREPSKGVNPDEAVAIGASIQAGVLAGNVTDILLLDVTPLSLGIETLGGVFTRLINRNTTIPTKKSQTFSTAADGQTAIQVKVYQGERELVRDNKLLGDFQLTGLPPAPKGVPQIQITFDIDADGIVNVSAIDKATNREQSMTIASSSGLSDNEIEQMVADSEKYAEADKARRLVIEEANKGESFVVDTEKSMTEFEAQLDATEREKVKKLLGELREIAAKGAAGDASVKAEDIRQALDAAQQASLGLFQKVYEKRNAESHDNNTESSESTEGEKKQ, from the exons AtgctctccctctctcgaACACTCCGATCCACTCAGGCCATCAACCCCCTCCGAAGCGTCGCT AGGACGACTTCCCCCCTCCTCGCTTCCAAGCGATTCAACAGTGGCAAGGTTTCTGGTCCTGTAATTGG TATCGATCTTGGTACCACCAACTCTTGTGTTTC TATCTACGAGGGTGGCGCTCCCAAGGTGCTTGAAAATGCTGAGGGTGCTCGAACAACTCCTTCCGTCGTTGCTTTCACCAAGG ACGGCGAGCGTCTTGTCGGCCAGCCTGCTAGGCGACAGGCGGTTGTTAACGGGGAGAACACCATTTTTGCTACTAAGCG ATTAATCGGACGAAAGTTCAAGGACGCCGAGGTCCAAAAGGACATCACCAACGTCCCCTACAAGATCGTCGCTCACACCAACGGTGATGCCTGGGTTGAGGCTCGTGGTGAGAAGTACTCTCCCTCTCAAATTGGTGCTTTCGTTGTcaacaagatgaaggacaCTGCTTCTGCTTACCTCGGCAAGCCCGTTAAGCACGCCG TCATCACTGTCCCTGCTTACTTCAACGACTCTCAGCGTCAGGCTACCAAGGATGCTGGTTCCATCGCAGGTCTTGAGGTTCTTCGTGTCATCAACGAGCCTACTGCCGCTGCTCTTGCCTATGGCCTCGACAAGAACGATTCCGCGGTGATTGCTGTCTACGACTTGGGTGGTGGTACTTTCGATATCTCCATCCTTGAGATGCAGAAGGGTGTTTTCGAGGTCAAGTCCACCAACGGTGACACCCATCTTGGTGGTGAAGACTTCGACATTGCTCTTGTCAACCACATCTTGGCTGagttcaagaaggagactGGTATTGACGTTTCTGGCGACCGAATGGCTATTCAGCGAATTAGGGAAGCTGCCGAGAAGGCCAAGTGCGAGTTGTCTTCTGCCGGCGCCACCGacgtctctcttccttaCATTACTGCTACCGCGGAGGGTCCTCAGCACATCAACCTTAACCTTACCCGTGCTCGTTTCGAATCCATTGTCAAGCCTCTTGTTGACCGGACTATTGAGCCCTGTAAGAAGGCTCTTAGCGACGCTGGTATCAAGGCTTCTGAGATCAACGACGTCATTCTCGTTGGTGGTATGAGTCGAATGCCCAAGGTCGTTGAGACTGTCAAATCTACTTTCGGTAGGGAACCTAGCAAGGGTGTCAACCCTGATGAGGCCGTCGCCATCGGCGCCTCTATCCAGGCAGGTGTTCTTGCCGGTAATGTTACCgacattctccttcttgatgttacccccctttccctcggTATCGAGACTCTTGGTGGTGTCTTCACTCGTCTCATCAACCGAAACACCACTATCCCTACCAAGAAGTCCCAGACTTTCTCCACAGCCGCCGACGGTCAGACCGCCATCCAGGTTAAGGTTTACCAGGGTGAGCGAGAGTTGGTTCGAGACAACAAGCTTCTCGGTGACTTCCAGCTCACTGGCCTTCCTCCTGCACCCAAGGGTGTTCCTCAGATCCAGATCACCTTCGACATCGACGCCGACGGTATCGTTAACGTTTCTGCCATTGACAAGGCAACCAACCGTGAGCAGTCTATGACtattgcttcttcttccggtcTCTCCGACAACGAGATTGAACAAATGGTTGCCGACTCTGAGAAGTACGCCGAGGCGGACAAGGCCCGCCGACTTGTCATTGAGGAGGCCAACAAGGGCGAGAGCTTCGTCGTCGACACTGAGAAGTCCATGACCGAGTTTGAGGCTCAACTTGACGCCACTGAGCGGGAGAAGGTCAAGAAGCTTTTGGGCGAGCTTAGGGAGATCGCCGCTAAGGGCGCCGCTGGTGACGCCAGTGTCAAGGCCGAAGACATCCGACAGGCCCTTGACGCTGCTCAGCAGGCTTCTCTCGGTCTTTTCCAAAAG GTGTACGAAAAGCGAAACGCTGAATCTCATGACAACAACACCGAATCTTCCGAGTCTACCGAGGGCGAAAAGAAGCAATAA
- a CDS encoding DNA dependent ATPase, putative yields the protein MSRRSRAGGAVRGPSSALTSFLAGLGVEPSHRINAWGDRSAVETPTSNGSNQHPDPANVVSDENVEAGPSRVGLGTPSLDEEGDLPVGFKRERGTNGDEDYKAKRVRAASIDSDDLDADDTPVVGHSARTPKSAPQSSTNVPAGPMRPIGEFMVCGECTKRFTVTAYTKEHPTNSQTYLCVQCCYALGIDPFAKPKKAAPKKAVKKQNRAKIVHYEQRRGVNSLGDICIQLVGKYIENVEQLGDIGSINMDKVCRIICKGRRLTPETAPLFYSVERDSLDMYDCTRLTPEAFFTLANLCPNLQTLRLDLVGQMSTEVVSHWAKSLKQLKRIELHAPFLVRKEAWIELFQAAGERLEGFLVTQSPRIDRETVHQLVKNCPNLTELRLAEIGRLDSEMLKELKPLKKLRLLDISSPADSLTDDAIVDLLEAVGDSIEDLNLADNFDLTDAILPAIVKYCPRLQSLCLRNLTELTDEGVTAFFGSLQAKGHQGLRCIDMEKGHELRDSALGALIAHSGETIEWLSLLGWKEVALEALNALVRCKNLKYLDVGWCRAVNNFWVKDVLDGCHAIEQVRVWGCNELSDGVPRKKGVKVIGIETHSI from the exons ATGTCTAGACGTAGCAGAGCAGGTGGGGCAGTCCGTGGCCCATCTTCTGCCCttacttccttcttggca GGCCTCGGCGTTGAACCGTCGCATCGTATAAATGCTTGGGGAGATCGTTCCGCCGTTGAAACTCCTACTTCTAATGGGTCCAATCAACACCCTGACCCGGCAAATGTAGTCTCAGATGAGAATGTGGAGGCGGGTCCTAGCAGAGTTGGACTGGGCACACCGTCACTTGACGAAGAGGGTGACTTGCCTGTCGGGTTCaaaagagagaggggaaCAAAT GGTGATGAAGATTACAAGGCCAAACGTGTTCGAGCCGCATCTATCGATTCAGATGATCTCGATGCAGATGATACCCCTGTGGTAGGTCACAGCGCTCGAACGCCAAAATCAGCCCCTCAATCTTCAACAAATGTGCCCGCCGGCCCCATGAGACCTATCGGGGAGTTTATGGTCTGTGGAGAGTGTACCAAACGGTTTACAGTG aCGGCATACACCAAGGAACATCCTACCAATTCCCAAACATATCTATGTGTCCAGTGCTGCTATGCGTTAGGGATTGACCCCTTTGCTAAGCCCAAAAAGGCCGCTCCAAAGAAAGCAGTTAAAAAACAGAATAGGGCCAAGATTGTCCATTACGAACAAAGACGAGGAGTAAATTCTTTAGGAGACATTTGCATTCAG CTTGTAGGCAAATACATTGAGAATGTTGAGCAACTAGGCGACATTGGCAGTATCAACATGGATAAAGTCTGTAGAATTATATGCAAGGGCCGCCGATT GACGCCTGAGACCGCACCCTTGTTTTATTCCGTCGAACGCGATTCGTTGGACATGTATGATTGTACTC GTCTTACTCCAGAAGCTTTCTTCACACTGGCAAATCTTTGCCCAAATCTGCAAACATTGCGTCTTGACCTTGTCGGGCAAATGTCTACAGAAGTAGTTAGTCACTGGGCCAAGAGTCTGAAACAGCTGAAACGGATAGAACTTCATGCTCCCTTTcttgtgaggaaggaagccTGGATTGAGCTCTTCCAAGCAGCTGGGGAACGATTGGAGGGCTTCCTAGTGACTCAGTCCCCAAGGATTGACAGGGAGACAGTACACCAGTTGGTCAAGAATTGCCCGAACCTGACAGAACTAAGACTTGCAGAGATTGGCAGACTTGACAGTGAGATGCTTAAGGAACTCAAGCCCCTCAAGAAGCTCAGGCTTCTTGATATTTCTTCCCCTGCTGATTCCTTAACGGATGATGCCATCGTTGACCTGCTTGAAGCCGTAGGCGATTCCATAGAAGACCTTAATCTGGCCGACAACTTTGATTTGACCGACGCCATTCTCCCAGCTATTGTCAAATATTGCCCTCGACTCCAGTCATTATGCCTCCGCAACCTCACAGAACTTACTGACGAGGGCGTTACGGCGTTTTTCGGATCGCTCCAAGCCAAAGGTCACCAGGGCCTGCGCTGTATTGATATGGAAAAGGGTCATGAGCTTAGAGACTCTGCTTTGGGAGCTCTGATCGCTCATTCGGGCGAGACGATAGAGTGGCTGAGCCTCCTCGGTTGGAAGGAGGTGGCACTCGAGGCCCTGAATGCGTTGGTCAGATGCAAGAACCTCAAATACCTGGATGTTGGATGGTGTCGGGCGGTTAATAATTTTTGGGTCAAAGATGTGTTGGACGGATGTCATGCTATCGAACAAGTTAGAGTATGGG GTTGCAATGAATTATCTGATGGTGTGCCGCGAAAGAAAGGGGTCAAGGTGATCGGGATCGAAACGCATTCAATCTAG
- a CDS encoding 20 kda nuclear cap binding protein (ncbp), putative: MAQVVPCLDHPSSYRDSRSEIDRETERRLLALSSTLYIGNLSFYTTETQMYQLFSTCAKPEIGGGIKRIIMGLDRNTKTPCGFAFVEYFLHEEAVDCMRYISGTKLDERVIRCDLDPGYKEGRQFGRGRSGGQVRDEFRQEYDSGRGGWGHQRLEEERRRQEQDRLRSQMQFDTYAAVGGLGLAGADVPRGEDFFGDRQKRGRSEDEEEIERREDEKRLRGERDDE; this comes from the exons ATGGCACAAGTCGTACCCTGCCTCGACCACCCATCTTCCTACCGCGATAGCAGGTCAGAG ATTGATCGAGAGACTGAGCGCCGACTTTTGGCCCTATCGAGCACACTCTATATTGGTAACCTCAGTTTCTACACCACAGAGACACAGATGTATCAAC TTTTCTCCACCTGTGCCAAACCTGAAATCGGCGGAGGTATCAAAAG AATTATCATGGGTCTCGATCGGAATACCAAGACACCGTGCGGTTTCGCTTTCGTCGAGTACTTTCTTCATGAAGAAGCAGTCGACTGCATGCGATACATCTCTGGCACCAAGCTCGATGAGCGAGTCATTAGATGTGATTTGGATCCAGGATACAAGGAGGGAAGGCAGTTCGGTCGAGGGCGAAGTGGTGGACAAGTTCGAGACGAGTTTAGACAAGAGTACGACAGTGGACGAG GCGGCTGGGGCCATCAACgtttggaggaagagagaaggaggcagGAACAAGACAGATTGCGTTCTCAAATGCAGTTCGACACCTACGCTGCTGTTGGTGGCCTGGGTCTTGCGGGCGCCGACGTTCCTCGAGGTGAAGACTTCTTTGGCGACCGACAAAAGCGTGGTAGAagtgaagacgaagaggagattgaaaggcgtgaagatgagaagcGTTTACGAGGCGAACGAGACGACGAATAA
- a CDS encoding monosaccharide transporter, putative, translating into MFFKRNSTDTPKPPKHAPDRDTIPSLEDLGVQLHPDTARYVADSEALAHAIGGNGLKDVFSSGLVLIASFATCMGGLLFGFDQGILTIVLTMKQFLGQFPDIDPDVSSSAAFHKGLMTALLELGALIGALQAGFVADKYSRKSAIGLGSVWFVIGAILQTSSFSYAQLVVGRLVGGLGVGLLSAVAPMYISEIAPPNIRGALLAMEATTINGGIVIMFYITYGSRHIPGDWSFRLPFLVQIAPCILLIFGLWKLPYSPRWLAQAGRDEDALHALVRLRGYPATDPRLQAEWISIRAEAIQNREVIVKSHPSLQGEDFMSEFKLEIASWIDMFKPKLIRRTIIGPTLMMFQQFSGISALVYYSPTLFEQLGLDYTMQLDMSGVLNIIQFVATGLAFFILDRVGRKPPLLFGSVATTICHVIVAVIMAKFSHDWVRYNKEAWVAVAFIFIYIFSYGVGWSPVPWAMPAEVHTSSRRAKGVAITTVFNWLGNFIIGLITPPMLENIKYGTFIFFATFCFLSGLYVWFFCPEPMGKTLEQMDQIFHSNTAHEDNLAKSDIQAAILGISIAGPLSGSAIAGKVGDKDIQQEWIENA; encoded by the exons ATGTTTTTCAAAAGAAATTCTACTGACACACCAAAGCCGCCAAAGCATGCTCCAGATAGGGATACTATCCCAAGCCTAGAGGACCTAGGTGTTCAGCTCCATCCCGATACTGCTCGTTATGTGGCAGACAGTGAGGCATTGGCCCATGCAATTGGCGGCAACG GCCTCAAAGATGTATTCAGCAGTGGACTTGTTTTGATTGCCTCCTTTGCCACTTGTATGGGTGGCCTGCTCTTTGGTTTCGACCAGGGTATTCTTACCATCGTCCTTACCATGAAACAATTCCTTGGGCAATTCCCAGATATCGATCCCGACGTCAGCTCTTCCGCGGCCTTCCACAAAGG ACTCATGACTGCCCTTTTGGAACTTGGCGCTTTGATCGGAGCCCTTCAAGCGGGTTTCGTTGCAGACAAGTATTCTCGTAAATCGGCTATCG gtctCGGTTCTGTGTGGTTCGTCATTGGAGCTATTCTGCAgacctcatccttctcttatGCTCAACTGGTTGTCGGCCGATTAGTAGGCGGTCTTGGTGTCGGTCTTCTCTCTGCTGTGGCCCCAATGTATATTAGTGAGATTGCACCACCAAACATCCGGGGCGCATTGCTTGCCATGGAGGCTACTACCATTAACGGTGGTATCGTCATCATGTTCTACATT ACTTATGGCTCTCGACACATCCCCGGTGACTGGAGTTTCCGACTTCCTTTCCTCGTTCAGATTGCCCCCTGTATCCTCTTGATATTCGGTCTCTGGAAACTCCCATATTCACCGCGATGGCTTGCTCAGGCAGGTCGCGACGAAGATGCCCTCCACGCTCTCGTACGTCTTCGAGGATATCCTGCCACCGACCCTCGACTTCAGGCCGAGTGGATCAGCATCAGGGCGGAGGCCATCCAGAACCGAGAGGTTATTGTCAAGagccatccttctcttcaaggCGAGGACTTTATGTCCGAATTCAAACTCGAGATTGCTTCTTGGATCGACATGTTCAAACCGAAGCTTATCAGGCGAACTATCATCGGTCCCACCTTGATGATGTTCCAGCAGTTTTCTGGTATCAGTGCT CTCGTCTACTACTCCCCTACTCTCTTTGAGCAGCTCGGCCTCGACTATACAATGCAGCTTGACATGAGCGGTGTCCTTAACATTATTCAGTTTGTCGCCACGGGGCTTGCCTTTTTCATTCTTGACCGAGTAGGACGAaaacctcctctccttttcgGATCTGTGGCCACCACTATTTGCCATGTAATTGTGGCGGTCATTATGGCTAAATTCAGTCACGATTGGGTCCGGTACAACAAGGAGGCATGGGTGGCTGTggccttcatcttcatctacATCTTCTCTTATGGTGTGGGTTGGTCTCCGGTACCTTGGGCCATGC CTGCCGAGGTTCACACGTCGAGTCGCCGAGCCAAGGGTGTCGCCATTACAACCGTCTTCAACTGGTTGGGTAACTTTATCATTGGTCTCATCACACCACCTATGCTTGAAAACATTAAGTACGGCActttcattttcttcgCCACCTTTTGCTTCCTTTCTGGTCTCTATGTCTGGTTCTTCTGCCCTGAGCCCAT GGGTAAAACGCTCGAGCAGATGGATCAAATCTTCCACTCCAACACTGCTCATGAAGACAACCTAGCTAAATCGGATATTCAGGCGGCCATCTTGGGCATTTCTATTGCTGGACCATTATCCGGTTCTGCCATTGCTGGAAAGGTCGGCGACAAGGATATTCAGCAGGAGTGGATAGAGAACGCTTGA
- a CDS encoding ER to Golgi transport-related protein, putative: MYEPHLVDFANQHSHDNEGMSLLEELDKIAPIKRFDAFPKVESTYTIKSRRGGVLTALVGLIIFLLVLNDLGEYLYGAPDYAFQVDSEVQKDLQLNVDLTVAMPCRYLTIDLRDAVGDRLHLSNSFAKDGTHFNVGTATFIKNNPSSTTPSASEIISSSRRRTPNQQSSFSGIKRLFGLDSSASSNRRTSQGHTAYRPTYDKVQDGPACRIYGSVEVKKVTANLHITTLGHGYMSFQHTDHHLMNLSHVVHEFSFGPFFPAIAQPLDQSYEITEQPFTIFQYFLRVVPTTYIDASRRKLITSQYAVTDYSRSFEHGKGVPGLFFKYDLEPMSVIIRERTTSLYQFLIRLAGVVGGVWTVAAFALRVFNRAQKHVSKAVMGEKEYIPSSFHTPSPAIKQDQSGYFGNDPSATLVSRATSWVSGNSPGGGRSG; this comes from the exons ATGTACGAGCCACACCTCGTAGACTTTGCAAACCAGCACAGCCATGATAACGAGGGCATGTCCCTCCTCGAAGAACTCGACAAGATTGCGCCTATAAAGCGCTTTGATGCCTTTCCAAAG GTCGAGTCTACGTATACGATAAAATCTAGAAGAGGCGGTGTCCTCACAGCACTGGTTGGACTGATCATATTCCTGCTTGTTCTT AACGATTTGGGCGAGTATCTGTACGGCGCCCCGGATTACGCTTTCCAAGTGGATTCGGAGGTACAAAAAGACCTTCAGCTGAATGTGGATCTGACTGTGGCCATGCCATGTCGCT ACCTTACGATCGATCTGCGTGATGCTGTTGGAGATCGATTACACTTGAGCAACTCTTTCGCAAAAGATGGG ACCCACTTTAACGTCGGAACAGCCACTTTTATAAA AAacaacccttcttcaacgacGCCCTCTGCCTCTGaaatcatctcctcctctcgccGCCGGACACCCAACCAACAATCCTCATTCTCGGGTATCAAGCGTCTCTTCGGCCTTGACTCTTCCGCCTCGTCCAACCGCCGCACGTCCCAGGGACACACTGCCTACCGACCAACGTACGACAAGGTTCAAGATGGGCCCGCATGTAGGATTTACGGGAGTGTAGAGGTGAAAAAGGTGACTGCAAACTTGCACATCACAACGCTCGGTCATGGGTATATGAGCTTTCAGCATACCGATCATCATC TGATGAACCTTTCACACGTCGTGCACGAGTTTTCATTCggtcccttcttccccgcCATCGCCCAACCTCTTGATCAAAGCTACGAAATAACAGAACAGC CGTTCACCATTTTCCAATACTTTCTCCGCGTCGTGCCCACCACCTACATCGACGCCAGCCGCCGGAAACTGATCACCTCTCAATACGCCGTCACGGACTATTCTCGATCGTTTGAGCATGGCAAAGGCGTACCCGGCTTGTTCTTCAAGTATGACCTCGAGCCCATGTCGGTCATCATCCGCGAACGAACGACGTCGTTGTACCAGTTCCTCATCAGGCTAGCCGGTGTAGTCG GCGGAGTATGGACGGTGGCCGCGTTTGCGCTCCGGGTGTTTAACCGAGCACAGAAACACGTTTCAAAAGCTGTCATGGGCGAGAAAGAGTATATCCCGTCTTCGTTCCATACACCGTCTCCGGCTATCAAGCAGGACCAATCGGGGTATTTCGGGAATGATCCCTCGGCGACGCTGGTGTCAAGAGCAACAAGCTGGGTATCGGGAAACAGTCCCGGTGGGGGACGATCTGGGTGA
- a CDS encoding expressed protein — MESSDPQPVRAPVISSSATSSPILFDTFLLLLLRLVYFFISRKFLHSTINPTLRDISQPDTILPPTVLLPTADSSRRGGNALGLETEYNDETDDTSFTPVSSYPGSPAPISVTLASSNNGFRRDDNPSYSSSNLPSYPSQGENTIELQAIGQKLKDASSGVSRKVLQLSHGKRSGAGTKRVKKATRGLHRVSRILFSVCFAEGCNLLSLVVFHAIGVLNARSRQVNFSVSLHFILALILVVVPLVQCLLFTYRSRDSSSTSTTPSQSSSLSFTSRLLISLIPFTLYMFLFTRIPPYITAVPMNVQVVSTPSMDIDDPSSTASSIDEAIVQWSTSGPEGWEQGGWLAPSLGRVVVLGVVILGSLSGFGAVRSAWNFFEHRRAGSRTLTDNDLLQAERSLYRVRQDLISKRDEINRYAVPNGEGSSGWMGRIFRGENNQTASLEAELKGLETMEMQVSRSLRAMKARKRRQDFGHTFRGQIYNVLGYVFAIYCAARLLMCLPSLFFAPRTAEQESGEIPVEGRGNTNGDWISFFLALAISKLPRDFADIDVPTWSRGISLILTGVLILSSLTQVMRSLSKILRLTSKTVGAGFLLLSLGQLFTTYVISLLIQLRTSLPPTLPESGPFGNHGNYTGIDHDDQFTDSSPKDDSLLSTLPDFRVFGRLFDIMFLLAAATTALYRYIVLIASADDIGDVYT, encoded by the exons ATGGAATCCTCAGATCCCCAGCCTGTACGCGCCCCTGTTATTAGCTCCTCTgccacctcttccccaaTCCTTTTCGACACtttcctgctcctccttctcagaCTCGTATACTTCTTCATATCCCGCAAGTTTTTACACTCTACGATCAATCCTACTCTCCGGGACATCTCACAGCCGGATACAATCCTCCCACCCACCGTATTATTACCGACTGCGGACAGTTCGCGGCGCGGCGGGAACGCGTTGGGACTTGAGACTGAGTATAACGATGAGACAGACGACACTAGCTTTACGCCTGTATCTTCATACCCAGGCTCTCCAGCGCCTATAAGCGTGACCCTTGCATCGTCAAACAACGGCTTTAGACGGGACGATAACCCAAGTtattcatcttcaaatctCCCTTCGTATCCCTCTCAAGGCGAGAATACCATTGAGCTACAAGCAATCGGACAAAAGCTCAAGGATGCAAGCTCTGGAGTGAGTAGGAAGGTACTTCAATTGAGTCATGGCAAAAGATCTGGAGCAGGGACCAAGcgggtgaagaaggcgacGCGAGGGTTACATCGAGTTTCAAGGATCTTATTCTCAGTGTGTTTCGCAGAGGGTTGCAACTTGCTCAGCTTGGTGGTATTCCATGCGATAGGCGTGCTCAATGCTAG ATCTCGCCAGGTCAACTTTTCGGTCTCTCTCCACTTTATCCTCGCATTaatccttgttgttgtccCGCTGGTCCAATGTCTCTTGTTCACCTATCGATCTAGAG ATTCGTCATCTACTTCAACCACCCCTTCtcaatcatcatcactctccttcacctcaCGCTTGCTCATATCGCTCATCCCATTCACCCTTTACATGTTTTTGTTTACCCGTATCCCGCCTTACATAACCGCGGTGCCTATGAACGTCCAGGTCGTTTCAACACCATCAATGGATATTGATGACCCATCATCTACCGCTTCTTCAATTGACGAGGCTATCGTACAGTGGTCGACATCTGGACCTGAGGGATGGGAGCAAGGAGGTTGGTTAGCCCCTAGTTTGGGACGAGTCGTCGTTCTCGGCGTAGTCATTTTGGGAAGTTTGTCCGGCTTTGGTGCTGTTCGCTCAGCTTGGAATTTTTTCGAGCACCGACGAGCTGGAAGTCGCACGCTCACGGATAACGACCTTCTCCAGGCCGAGCGATCACTCTATAGGGTCCGGCAGGATCTGATTTCCAAGAGGGATGAGATTAACCGGTACGCTGTTCCgaatggagaaggatcGAGCGGCTGGATGGGGAGGATATTTAGGGGTGAAAATAACCAAA CTGCCTCTCTTGAGGCCGAATTGAAAGGCCTGGAAACGATGGAGATGCAAGTATCAAGATCGCTCAGAGCTATGAAGGCTCGAAAG AGACGGCAGGATTTCGGGCACACGTTCCGTGGACAGATATATAACGTTTTAGGCTACGTCTTTGCCATTTACTGTGCTGCGCGTCTCCTTATG TGTCTCCCATCACTCTTTTTCGCGCCGCGCACAGCTGAACAAGAATCGGGAGAGATTCCGGTAGAAGGCAGGGGTAACACCAACGGTGACTGGatctcattcttcctgGCGCTTGCTATCAGCAAGTTGCCCAGAGACTTTGCGGATATTGATGTGCCGACATGGAGTCGAGGGATTTCGCTAATCTTGACGGGTGTGTTGATCTTGTCGAGTCTGACACAGGTTATGCGGAGCTTGAGCAAGATTTTGAGGTTGACAAGCAAGACTGTTGGCGCGGGTTTCTTACTGCTCAGCCTGGGACAGCTTTTT ACGACCTATGTGATTTCTCTACTCATCCAATTGCGAACGTCACTCCCGCCTACCTTGCCCGAGTCCGGCCCGTTTGGCAATCATGGCAATTACACAGGTATCGACCATGACGACCAGTTTACTGATTCGTCTCCGAAAGACGACTCGCTGTTGTCGACCCTACCCGACTTTAGAGTGTTTGGGCGGCTCTTTGACATTATGTTTTTGCTCGCTGCAGCTACGACCGCACTTTACCGATACATCGTTTTGATAGCCAGCGCAGATGATATTGGTGATGTTTATACATAG